A region from the Vicia villosa cultivar HV-30 ecotype Madison, WI linkage group LG3, Vvil1.0, whole genome shotgun sequence genome encodes:
- the LOC131656510 gene encoding pathogenesis-related leaf protein 6-like, whose translation MGSFSLLCIFVLILIMGDSHITKAQDSPANYLNTHNMARAELGINMTNLVWDNKIAAFAQNYANKCKDCKVIPSHKEAYGYGENIAVIAGNLSGVDAVKLWVAEQPLYNWYVGMCEGGAECHHYTQVVWGSSRSVGCGKVKCDDGRLFVSCNYYPAGNIPGEYPF comes from the coding sequence ATGGGCTCCTTTTCTTTATTGTGTATATTTGTTTTAATACTCATTATGGGTGATAGTCATATCACAAAGGCTCAAGACTCGCCAGCAAATTACTTGAACACCCACAATATGGCGAGAGCAGAACTAGGAATTAATATGACAAATCTTGTTTGGGATAACAAAATTGCTGCTTTTGCCCAAAATTATGCTAATAAATGTAAGGATTGTAAGGTAATCCCCTCACACAAAGAAGCTTACGGGTATGGCGAGAATATTGCAGTGATTGCTGGCAACCTAAGCGGTGTAGATGCAGTGAAGTTGTGGGTGGCTGAACAACCCTTATATAATTGGTATGTAGGGATGTGTGAGGGTGGTGCTGAATGTCATCATTATACTCAAGTGGTATGGGGAAGTTCACGAAGTGTTGGATGTGGAAAAGTGAAATGCGATGATGGAAGATTATTCGTTTCTTGCAATTATTATCCTGCTGGCAACATTCCTGGAGAATATCCATTCTAA
- the LOC131662272 gene encoding uncharacterized protein LOC131662272 isoform X2, with the protein MIRLGAKMLSSSKDSKITAIESIQVLLKKLQGLRTNGYAPTARSFQQSHGPVAIFKFCPGFIIFLAPPLDEGEYFNNTREDSSVLFHVKEDHNGAEPSGNSVSAINLIRCFFGYHQKDC; encoded by the exons ATGATTAGATTGGGTGCTAAAATGCTCTCTAGCTCCAAGGACAGTAAAATTACAG CAATAGAGAGTATACAAGTTCTTCTCAAAAAATTGCAAG GATTGAGGACTAATGGCTATGCACCTACTGCTAGATCATTCCAACAGTCACATGGACCTGTTGCAA TCTTTAAATTTTGCCCAGGCTTCATAATTTTTCTAGCTCCGCCACTGGACGAAGGCGAATATTTCAATAATACAAGAGAAGATTCTTCAGTTCTTTTCCATGTAAAGGAAGACCACAACGGGGCAGAACCATCGGGGAACTCTGTCTCCGCAATAAATCTTATAAG GTGCTTCTTTGGATACCATCAAAAGGATTGTTAA
- the LOC131656511 gene encoding pathogenesis-related leaf protein 6-like: MGSFSLLCIFVLILIMGDSHITKAQDSPANYLNTHNMARAELGINMTNLVWDNKIAAFAQNYANKCKDCKVIPSHKEAYGYGENIAVIAGNLSGVDAVKLWVAEQPLYNWYVGMCEGGAECHHYTQVVWGSSRSVGCGKVKCDDGRLFVSCNYYPAGNIPGEYPF; encoded by the coding sequence ATGGGCTCCTTTTCTTTATTGTGTATATTTGTTTTAATACTCATTATGGGTGATAGTCATATCACAAAGGCTCAAGACTCGCCAGCAAATTACTTGAACACCCACAATATGGCGAGAGCAGAACTAGGAATTAATATGACAAATCTTGTTTGGGATAACAAAATTGCTGCTTTTGCCCAAAATTATGCTAATAAATGTAAGGATTGTAAGGTAATCCCCTCACACAAAGAAGCTTACGGGTATGGCGAGAATATTGCAGTGATTGCTGGCAACCTAAGCGGTGTAGATGCAGTGAAGTTGTGGGTGGCTGAACAACCCTTATATAATTGGTATGTAGGGATGTGTGAGGGTGGTGCTGAATGTCATCATTATACCCAAGTGGTATGGGGAAGTTCACGAAGTGTTGGATGTGGAAAAGTGAAATGCGATGATGGAAGATTATTCGTTTCTTGCAATTATTATCCTGCTGGCAACATTCCTGGAGAATATCCATTCTAA
- the LOC131658764 gene encoding uncharacterized protein LOC131658764 produces MDIQFCFNRGIIGNLGPDQFELLIDNQVLDHFTLPNPRTSVHNPANWLYFGQIIDRESSPKTPQAYEHFDDDMHVAESKSEPDTPPGYYDMNPPEDEPVPEYEPMPEDEPVPEYEPMPEDEPVPEYESETPTGSQEDQFEDMTDVEPEQQHPAASAEFVAPRNAPPRIELLIIRLHMAKL; encoded by the coding sequence ATGGACATTCAGTTCTGCTTCAATCGAGGTATCATTGGAAACCTTGGTCCTGATCAGTTTGAGCTCCTTATTGATAACCAAGTACTGGATCacttcaccttaccgaatccgaGGACGAGTGTGCATAACCCTGCTAATTGGCTTTATTTTGGTCAGATTATTGATAGAGAGTCATCTCCTAAAACTCCACAAgcctatgaacattttgatgatgaCATGCATGTAGCGGAATCGAAATCTgaacctgacactcctcctggatactatgacaTGAATCCTCCCGAGGATGAGCCTGTGCCTGAGTATGAACCTATGCCCGAAGATGAGCCTGTGCCTGAATATGAGCCTATGCCTGAAGATGAACCCGTTCCTGAATATGAGTCTGAGACTCCTACTGGTTCACAAGAAGATCAATTCGaggatatgactgatgtcgagcctGAACAACAACATCCTGCTGCATCTGCTGAATTCGTGGCCCCGAGAAATGCTCCTCCGAGAATCGAGCTGCTTATCATTCGATTACACATGGCCAAGCTATAG
- the LOC131658763 gene encoding uncharacterized protein LOC131658763 yields the protein MNLKTPFKSKKLSPKFVGPYQIIEQIGKVAFRLALPPSRSGLHDVFHVSQLRKFIPDSFHPILPDAAEVETDLSFQPHPNCILDYSSKKLRHKEIPMVKVLWDNSSSDEATWELESEMQSLYFYLFW from the coding sequence ATGAATTTAAAGACTCCATTTAAGTCAAAGAAGCTAAGTCCGAAATTTGTGGGACCTTACCAAATCATCGAGCAGATAGGAAAAGTGGCTTTCCGGTTGGCCTTGCCACCATCTCGTTCTGGCCTCcatgatgtattccacgtatctcaACTTAGAAAGTTTATTCCCGACTCTTTCCATCCAATCCTTCCGGATGCAGCTGAAGTAGAAACAGACCTTTCCTTCCAGCCTCATCCAAATTGTATATTGGATTATTCAAGTAAGAAGTTGCGACATAAGGAGATACCAATGGTGAAAGTTCTTTGGGATAATTCGAGTTCGGATGAGGCTACTTGGGAGTTAGAATCCGAGATGCAGTCTTTGTACTTTTACTTGTTCTGGTAA
- the LOC131662272 gene encoding uncharacterized protein LOC131662272 isoform X1: MIRLGAKMLSSSKDSKITAIESIQVLLKKLQGLRTNGYAPTARSFQQSHGPVAIFKFCPGFIIFLAPPLDEGEYFNNTREDSSVLFHVKEDHNGAEPSGNSVSAINLIRFASMVSGNKAKNYKRDAEHLFRTESVMTHWIPFIRYCRQFLRKD, translated from the exons ATGATTAGATTGGGTGCTAAAATGCTCTCTAGCTCCAAGGACAGTAAAATTACAG CAATAGAGAGTATACAAGTTCTTCTCAAAAAATTGCAAG GATTGAGGACTAATGGCTATGCACCTACTGCTAGATCATTCCAACAGTCACATGGACCTGTTGCAA TCTTTAAATTTTGCCCAGGCTTCATAATTTTTCTAGCTCCGCCACTGGACGAAGGCGAATATTTCAATAATACAAGAGAAGATTCTTCAGTTCTTTTCCATGTAAAGGAAGACCACAACGGGGCAGAACCATCGGGGAACTCTGTCTCCGCAATAAATCTTATAAGGTTTGCTTCCATGGTTTCTGGAAATAAGGCAAAAAATTATAAGCGAGACGCAGAACATCTATTTAGAACTGAGTCAGTTATGACTCACTGGATTCCCTTTATACGGTATTGCAGGCAGTTtttgagaaaagattga